The sequence below is a genomic window from Campylobacter sp. MIT 12-8780.
TTTTAGTGATTGATAAGATGAGAAATGAGGAAAAATTTAGCAATGGAAACCTCAAAAGTCTAGGGCATTTTAAAAACCTACTTGGCTTTAAAGGTGAGCTTTTTGTGGGCGATATAAATGAGCCTTGCGTTTTTGAAAAGATTGAGGATTTTAAAGCCGAAGTGATCTTTCATCAAGCAGCCATTTCAGATACTACAGCAGACGATGAAAGTCTTATTTTACGCACAAACTTAAACAGCTTTAAAAACTTTATAGACTTAAGCATAAAGCTTAAAGCAAGACTTATTTACGCAAGTTCAGCTTCAGTGTATGGGGACGCAGTTAGTCCGCAAATCGTAGGAAAAGATGAGATGCCTAAAAATCCTTATGCTTTTTCAAAACTTATGATGGATCATTTGGCTTTTAAATACAGCCAAAAGCTTGATATAGTAGGGCTTAGATATTTTAATGTTTATGGTAAGGGTGAGTTTTTCAAGGGCAAAACAGCGTCGATGATCTTGCAATTTGGCTTGCAAATTTTAAGCGGACAAAATCCGCGTTTGTTTGAGGGAAGTGAAAAAATTTTTAGGGATTTTGTGTATATTAAAGATGTGATAAATGCGAATTTAAAGGCTTTAGAAGCAAAAAGCGGGGTGTATAATGTGGCAACTTCCATTCCAAGAAGCTTTCAAGATATCGTTGATATTTTACAAATTGAGCTTGGCACAACTTTGCCTTGCGAATATATCAAAAATCCTTACGCAAAGGCTTATCAGTTTCACACTCAGGCTGATTTGAGTAATTGGGGCGGGTTGTATGAGCCTAAGTTTAGCTTAGAAGAGGGCATTAAGGACTATATAAGCGAAATTAAACGCATTCATGAAAAGGAAGTAAATGCTTGATTTTCTAGCTGATAAAAGCCCTAAAATCCTTGTTGTTGGGGATTTGATGGTGGATAATTATATTTGGTGTGATTGTGAGCGTGTAAGTCCTGAAGCCCCTGTTTTAGTGATGAAATCAAAAAGCCAGGATAAAAGGCTTGGCGGAGCAGCAAATGTTTATGCGAATTTAAAGGCTTTAAATGCTAATGTCAAGGCTTTAAGCGTAGTGGGCGATGATGAGGCTGGGGAATTTCTAAAGACAAGGATTGATGGGGTTTTACTCACTCAAAAAGGACGCAAAACTTCGCTCAAAAACCGCATTATTTCTCACTCTCAACAGGTTTTACGCCTTGATGATGAAAGCACTGAGTATATCAGTTTAGAAGATGAGTTGATCGCTGAGTTTGAAGCATGTGTTAAAGAGTATCAAAGCGTGGTTTTAAGTGATTATGGAAAGGGTGTTTTAAGTCCTAAGGTAACAAGGGCGCTCATTAGAAAAGCAAACGAGTTAAACATACCCATACTCATCGATCCAAAGGGGAGTGATTACTCAAAATATACAGGGGCAACCTTACTTACTCCAAATAAAAAAGAAGCCTTAGAAGCCCTTAAAATGAGCGATTTAGATGGGGATAATCTTAAAAAAGGTATTAAAGAGCTTAAAGAAAAGTTTCAGCTTGAATACTCACTCATTACCCTTTCAGAAGCTGGTATAGCTGTGTTTGATGATGATTTGCATATCATTGAGGCTACGGCAAGAGAGGTTTTTGATGTAACAGGGGCTGGAGATAGCGTCATAGCCATGCTTGCTTTTTGTTTTGCTTTGAAAGTGCCTCTTATAAAAGCTTGCGAGTTGGCAAACGCTGCAGCTGCTGTTGTGGTAAGCAAGGTAGGAAGTGTGAGTGTGAGTTTTGAGGAGATTAAAAACTACGGCAAAACAAGCTTTGAAGCTAAGATTATCACAAAAAATGCCCTTGCTAAAAGACTTGCCCATCTTGGCAAAAAGGTGGTTTTTACCAATGGTTGTTTTGATATTTTGCATTTTGGACATATCAAATACCTTGAAAAAGCAAGAAATTTAGGCGATTTGCTCGTGGTGGGGTTAAACTCAGATGCTAGTGTAAAGCGTTTAAAAGGTAAAACGCGTCCTGTAAATAGCCAGTTTCAAAGAGCGGCTTTGCTTGCAGCACTTTATTTTGTGGATTTTGTCGTGATTTTTGATGAGGATACGCCTTATGAGTTGATTCAAGCTTTAAAGCCAGATATTTTGGTTAAAGGGGCTGATTATGAGGGCAAAGAAGTTGTCGGGGCTGATTTGGTTGAAAGAGTTGAGCTTATAGCCTTTGAAGAGGGCTTTAGCACGAGTTTGATTATAGATAAAATAAAGGAGAATAAATGCTAAGTATCATAGAAAAAGAGTTTGAAGAACATCAAAAAACCCTTGAGGCAAGTAAGCTTTTAAAGGAGCAAATCGCAAAAATTTCGAGTATGCTTATCACTTGCCTTAAAAATGGCGGAAAAGTGCTAATTTGTGGCAATGGAGGTTCAGCAGCAGACGCTCAACACTTCGCAGCTGAATTAAGCGGGCGTTATAAAAAAGAGCGCAAAGCTTTAACAGGCATAGCTTTGACAACTGATACATCAGCTCTTAGTGCTATAGGCAATGATTATGGTTTTGAGTTTGTGTTTTCAAGACAGGTTGAGGCTTTGGGGCGAGAAGAAGACATTTTAATAGGCATTTCAACTAGTGGAAAAAGCCCTAATGTGCTTGAAGCTTTTCAAAAAGCAAAAAGCTTAAATATGCACTGCATAGGACTTAGTGGCAAGGGTGGAGGAGCTATGAATGAGCTTTGCGAGCTTAATTTAGTCGTTCCAAGCGATGATACAGCAAGGATTCAAGAAATGCATATCTTAAGCATACATGCTATTTGTCAGCTTATCGATGAGGCGTTTTGAAAGAAGAGCTAAAAATTTAAAGAGTGTTTTAAAAAGGAGCAAAGATGAAAAAATACATTTTTTTGATAGTGTGTGTATTTTTGGGTGCGTGCGCGTTTAAAAATAGTCCAAAATACATTAGCGAGGATTATTTTAAGGCGGTGCAAGAAGATGATTTTCGCAGGATAAAGTCCTATGTATATGTGCCAGCAAGCGTTCAAAGCGAGTTAAGCACTAAAGAAATCGATGAAAAGCTTAATGAAAGATTAAGCAAGCTTAAAGAAAAGCTCGCTCAACACGGCGGCGTTAAAGAAGTTAAAATCATTGATAAAAAAGAGCTAAATAGCGAGCTTACAGAGCTTCAAATCGAGCTTA
It includes:
- the rfaD gene encoding ADP-glyceromanno-heptose 6-epimerase, whose translation is MKIVITGGAGFIGSQLALALQDKHEILVIDKMRNEEKFSNGNLKSLGHFKNLLGFKGELFVGDINEPCVFEKIEDFKAEVIFHQAAISDTTADDESLILRTNLNSFKNFIDLSIKLKARLIYASSASVYGDAVSPQIVGKDEMPKNPYAFSKLMMDHLAFKYSQKLDIVGLRYFNVYGKGEFFKGKTASMILQFGLQILSGQNPRLFEGSEKIFRDFVYIKDVINANLKALEAKSGVYNVATSIPRSFQDIVDILQIELGTTLPCEYIKNPYAKAYQFHTQADLSNWGGLYEPKFSLEEGIKDYISEIKRIHEKEVNA
- the rfaE1 gene encoding D-glycero-beta-D-manno-heptose-7-phosphate kinase — protein: MLDFLADKSPKILVVGDLMVDNYIWCDCERVSPEAPVLVMKSKSQDKRLGGAANVYANLKALNANVKALSVVGDDEAGEFLKTRIDGVLLTQKGRKTSLKNRIISHSQQVLRLDDESTEYISLEDELIAEFEACVKEYQSVVLSDYGKGVLSPKVTRALIRKANELNIPILIDPKGSDYSKYTGATLLTPNKKEALEALKMSDLDGDNLKKGIKELKEKFQLEYSLITLSEAGIAVFDDDLHIIEATAREVFDVTGAGDSVIAMLAFCFALKVPLIKACELANAAAAVVVSKVGSVSVSFEEIKNYGKTSFEAKIITKNALAKRLAHLGKKVVFTNGCFDILHFGHIKYLEKARNLGDLLVVGLNSDASVKRLKGKTRPVNSQFQRAALLAALYFVDFVVIFDEDTPYELIQALKPDILVKGADYEGKEVVGADLVERVELIAFEEGFSTSLIIDKIKENKC
- the gmhA gene encoding D-sedoheptulose 7-phosphate isomerase, whose protein sequence is MLSIIEKEFEEHQKTLEASKLLKEQIAKISSMLITCLKNGGKVLICGNGGSAADAQHFAAELSGRYKKERKALTGIALTTDTSALSAIGNDYGFEFVFSRQVEALGREEDILIGISTSGKSPNVLEAFQKAKSLNMHCIGLSGKGGGAMNELCELNLVVPSDDTARIQEMHILSIHAICQLIDEAF
- a CDS encoding DUF4878 domain-containing protein; this translates as MKKYIFLIVCVFLGACAFKNSPKYISEDYFKAVQEDDFRRIKSYVYVPASVQSELSTKEIDEKLNERLSKLKEKLAQHGGVKEVKIIDKKELNSELTELQIELIYNDKSIDDERLNAVKIDGVWKIIFTL